The following proteins come from a genomic window of Candidatus Bathyarchaeia archaeon:
- a CDS encoding FmdE family protein, which produces MSEALLERAREFHGHICPFLALGLRASEIAMERLGIRKGREGETVGEEILAIVECNNCFLDGVQVATGCTLGNNCLIYLDAGKNAITLVKRVDWEGVRVYIDSEKLKENYFDRDALELFEKVRISKEGNERDFEKLRASWEEIGKRMMELPEDEFKIEKVHVRAIEKAPIFENTRCERCGEIAMKTRIRYAGGRTICLECLGKCNAVVGRGIVPNFEFPIVRG; this is translated from the coding sequence ATGAGCGAAGCATTATTGGAGCGGGCGAGGGAGTTCCACGGCCATATATGCCCATTCTTGGCCTTGGGTTTAAGGGCCTCCGAGATAGCCATGGAAAGGCTGGGGATACGCAAAGGAAGGGAGGGGGAGACCGTCGGCGAAGAGATCCTCGCCATCGTGGAGTGCAATAATTGCTTCTTGGATGGAGTTCAAGTCGCTACTGGATGCACGCTTGGCAATAACTGCTTAATCTATCTAGACGCTGGGAAGAATGCGATAACTCTCGTGAAAAGAGTCGATTGGGAGGGCGTCAGAGTTTACATAGACTCCGAGAAGTTAAAGGAGAATTATTTCGATAGGGATGCGCTCGAGTTGTTCGAGAAGGTGAGGATCAGCAAAGAGGGAAATGAAAGGGATTTCGAGAAATTGAGAGCCTCGTGGGAGGAGATAGGGAAGAGAATGATGGAGCTTCCTGAAGATGAATTTAAGATCGAAAAGGTGCATGTGAGGGCGATCGAAAAAGCACCGATTTTCGAAAACACAAGATGCGAAAGGTGCGGGGAGATAGCCATGAAGACGAGGATCCGTTACGCTGGCGGTAGGACCATCTGCCTAGAGTGCCTTG